The following are encoded together in the Pleurocapsa sp. FMAR1 genome:
- a CDS encoding DUF362 domain-containing protein yields MYTVSLIRAESYELKKLRSRLEYLLQPLGGIEAIVKEGDRVLLKPNLLTGSRPTKECITRPEIVYCVAQLVKEAGGKPFLGDSPAFGSAMGVAKANGYLPLCAELDLPIVEFKGQRYATENENFQHLRLSKEAMNADVVINLPKVKSHVQLTMTLGVKNLFGCVPGKMKAWWHMEAGKNADRFGEMIVETAKAIAPNLTIIDGIIGHEGNGPSGGEPKQLGVLGASTDVFALDRAMIDILNVDPKVVPTLAAQFKQGYCSELSEIEFPYCKPADLQVTDWKLPDALMPIDFGLPRVLRSTFKNFYIRFIKEPIKTYGK; encoded by the coding sequence ATGTATACAGTTAGTCTAATTCGCGCTGAATCTTACGAGCTAAAAAAATTGCGATCGCGCCTCGAATATTTACTCCAACCCCTGGGAGGAATAGAAGCCATCGTTAAAGAAGGCGATCGCGTTTTATTAAAGCCTAATTTACTTACGGGTAGTCGTCCTACCAAAGAATGTATTACTCGTCCTGAAATTGTTTACTGTGTTGCCCAACTGGTAAAAGAAGCAGGGGGAAAACCTTTCCTGGGGGATAGTCCTGCCTTTGGAAGTGCTATGGGTGTGGCAAAAGCTAATGGTTATTTACCTTTATGTGCAGAATTAGATTTACCTATTGTGGAATTTAAAGGACAGCGTTACGCCACCGAAAATGAAAACTTTCAGCATCTTCGTCTGTCTAAAGAAGCGATGAATGCAGACGTGGTAATTAATTTACCCAAGGTAAAATCTCATGTGCAGTTAACGATGACGCTAGGAGTTAAAAATCTCTTTGGCTGTGTCCCTGGCAAGATGAAGGCTTGGTGGCACATGGAGGCTGGTAAAAATGCCGATCGCTTTGGAGAAATGATTGTCGAAACGGCAAAGGCGATCGCGCCTAATTTGACCATAATTGACGGTATTATTGGTCATGAGGGTAATGGCCCTAGTGGCGGTGAACCAAAGCAATTAGGAGTTTTGGGCGCGTCAACCGACGTGTTTGCCTTAGATCGCGCCATGATTGATATTCTCAATGTTGACCCAAAAGTTGTACCGACTCTAGCTGCTCAATTTAAACAGGGATACTGTTCTGAACTCTCTGAAATCGAGTTTCCTTACTGCAAACCAGCAGACTTACAGGTAACAGACTGGAAATTGCCTGATGCTTTAATGCCGATTGATTTTGGGTTGCCTCGTGTGTTGCGATCGACCTTTAAAAACTTTTATATCCGTTTTATCAAAGAGCCAATTAAAACCTATGGCAAATAG
- a CDS encoding DEAD/DEAH box helicase, whose translation MNLIASTSELNLSELFPFELDEFQEKAIAALAAGKSVVICAPTGSGKTLIGEYAIHRALKHGKRVFYTTPLKALSNQKFRDFQEQFGAGDSQKIGLLTGDTIVNPNAAVVVMTTEIFRNMLYETPIGQLGTSLKDVEAVVLDECHYISNRYRGTVWEESIIYCPPQIQLVALSATIGNPQELTDWIAKVRNSNSDNQEKYECELINSDFRPVPLRYYFCDRRGMHRLLNQNETEISPKLKAAAPRQGQKPKRLKIKDCPKIYQVVQQLQNKDMLPAIYIIFSRRGCDKSVDTLDGLDLVTFEEGQQIESILLYFFLAENTELQTALLEHFADSNPELAELLRDYLANNEQAEAKLAQYLNADPNQKYLLWQFLCESSQIARIEQIEPLMRGIASHHAGLLPAWKELVERLFEQGLVKIVFATATLAAGINMPARTTVMSALSKRTDGGHSMLSPSEFLQIAGRAGRRGKDDIGHVVTMQTPFEGAKEAAFLATSTAEPLRSWFTPSYGMVLNLLQKYSLAEVKELLERSFAEYLSQKRLAPEQSAIAEITTELAKLDVALAATSPGQLASYQKLQERAKEEQRLLEILQQQAEADQKSKIKPLVSQIEPGRIIGLKGRHIRLSSPLAAVLVDKIPGSGKASNLLCLGVDNCWYIAANADVTEINEGALPTEEIGEISLPPLDNVKLGKWRNGDEATAIAVKQIVNYLIPPTPAPEVVEQQRRLDSVHQEIDNHPVQQVNNPHRLLKKHNKRIQLREKLHKTQIKYQKQKSNQSYYWSEFLNLINVLQDFEALDKYNPTFLGQAAATIRGDNELWLALVFVSGELEYLEPHHLAATVCALITETPRADVWCDFPPPKEVLEALGVKKRGSTTSGDESAFSSLQKIRTRLFQAQRRHEVSLPVWREYELVGLCEQWALGMDWNNLCESVSLAEGDIVRMLRRTVDVLSQIPQIPNISSTLSNNARDASTMMKRFPI comes from the coding sequence GTGAATCTAATCGCCTCTACGTCTGAGTTAAATTTGTCAGAATTATTCCCTTTTGAACTTGATGAATTTCAAGAAAAGGCGATCGCCGCATTGGCAGCAGGAAAATCCGTAGTCATATGCGCCCCCACAGGTTCAGGGAAAACTTTAATCGGTGAATATGCAATTCATCGCGCTTTAAAACATGGTAAGCGAGTATTTTATACTACTCCTCTTAAGGCTCTTTCTAACCAAAAATTTCGAGATTTTCAAGAACAGTTTGGGGCAGGAGATTCTCAGAAAATTGGTTTATTGACAGGGGATACTATTGTTAATCCTAATGCTGCTGTGGTGGTGATGACCACAGAGATTTTTCGCAATATGCTCTACGAGACACCGATTGGACAGCTAGGAACTTCTCTCAAGGATGTAGAGGCAGTAGTACTAGATGAGTGTCACTATATCAGTAATCGTTATCGCGGTACGGTATGGGAAGAGTCAATTATTTATTGTCCACCCCAAATACAGCTAGTGGCTCTCTCGGCTACGATTGGTAATCCTCAAGAGTTAACCGACTGGATTGCCAAAGTTCGCAATTCTAATAGTGATAACCAAGAGAAATACGAGTGCGAGCTTATCAATTCAGATTTTCGCCCTGTACCTTTAAGATATTACTTTTGCGATCGCCGTGGAATGCACCGACTGCTGAACCAGAACGAAACTGAGATCAGCCCCAAACTCAAAGCTGCTGCACCTCGCCAAGGACAAAAACCCAAACGCCTTAAGATTAAAGACTGCCCGAAAATTTATCAGGTGGTGCAGCAGCTACAGAATAAAGATATGCTGCCTGCGATCTATATCATCTTTAGTCGTCGGGGTTGCGACAAGTCTGTAGATACCCTTGATGGATTAGATTTGGTGACTTTTGAAGAAGGGCAGCAAATTGAAAGTATTTTGCTCTATTTTTTTCTAGCTGAAAATACTGAGTTACAGACGGCATTGTTGGAACACTTTGCCGATTCTAATCCAGAGTTAGCAGAACTATTGCGAGATTATTTAGCCAATAACGAACAGGCAGAAGCCAAGTTAGCACAGTATCTTAACGCCGATCCTAACCAGAAATATTTGCTTTGGCAGTTTTTGTGTGAAAGTTCGCAGATTGCCAGAATCGAACAGATTGAACCATTGATGCGGGGTATTGCCTCTCACCATGCAGGCTTGTTACCAGCCTGGAAAGAATTAGTCGAAAGATTATTTGAACAGGGACTAGTTAAGATTGTCTTTGCAACGGCTACCTTAGCAGCAGGGATAAATATGCCCGCCCGCACCACGGTAATGTCTGCCCTGTCAAAACGTACTGATGGGGGACACAGTATGCTTAGTCCCTCGGAGTTTTTGCAGATTGCAGGTAGAGCGGGCAGAAGAGGTAAAGATGATATAGGTCATGTAGTGACCATGCAAACTCCCTTTGAGGGAGCAAAAGAAGCAGCATTTTTGGCAACTTCCACCGCTGAACCTCTGAGAAGCTGGTTTACTCCTTCCTATGGCATGGTATTAAATCTGCTCCAAAAATATAGTTTAGCTGAAGTTAAAGAGCTACTAGAAAGAAGTTTTGCCGAGTATTTATCCCAAAAAAGACTTGCTCCCGAACAAAGTGCGATCGCCGAAATTACCACCGAGTTAGCCAAGTTAGACGTGGCATTAGCAGCTACTTCTCCTGGACAGTTAGCCAGCTATCAAAAACTACAGGAGCGTGCCAAAGAAGAACAACGACTCTTAGAAATTCTGCAACAGCAGGCGGAAGCCGATCAAAAAAGTAAAATCAAGCCTTTGGTTTCTCAAATTGAACCAGGCAGAATTATTGGTCTTAAGGGCAGGCATATTCGGCTAAGTTCACCTTTAGCTGCGGTATTGGTAGATAAGATTCCTGGTTCAGGTAAAGCATCTAATTTACTCTGCTTGGGAGTAGATAACTGCTGGTATATTGCAGCCAACGCCGACGTTACCGAAATCAACGAGGGAGCTTTACCCACCGAGGAGATAGGCGAAATATCTTTACCACCTTTAGATAACGTTAAACTAGGTAAATGGCGCAATGGTGATGAAGCTACAGCGATCGCCGTCAAACAAATCGTCAACTATTTAATTCCGCCAACTCCTGCACCCGAAGTAGTTGAGCAACAGCGAAGATTAGATAGCGTTCACCAAGAAATAGATAACCATCCTGTGCAGCAGGTAAATAATCCTCATCGCCTATTAAAAAAACACAATAAGCGGATACAGCTAAGAGAGAAACTTCATAAGACTCAAATCAAATATCAAAAGCAAAAGTCAAATCAGTCTTACTATTGGTCAGAATTTCTCAATTTAATCAATGTTTTACAAGACTTTGAAGCTTTAGATAAATATAATCCTACCTTTTTAGGACAAGCTGCTGCCACCATTCGCGGAGACAACGAACTGTGGCTGGCTTTAGTCTTTGTTTCTGGAGAACTAGAATACTTAGAACCCCATCACCTAGCAGCTACCGTTTGTGCCTTAATTACCGAAACTCCTCGCGCCGATGTTTGGTGTGACTTTCCCCCGCCCAAAGAAGTATTAGAAGCATTAGGAGTTAAAAAAAGAGGTTCTACAACTTCAGGAGACGAATCAGCCTTCTCTAGTCTACAGAAGATACGTACCCGTCTATTTCAGGCTCAACGTCGTCACGAGGTTAGTTTACCAGTATGGCGGGAGTACGAGTTAGTGGGGCTATGCGAACAGTGGGCGTTGGGTATGGACTGGAATAATCTTTGTGAAAGCGTTAGTTTGGCAGAGGGAGATATTGTGAGAATGCTAAGGCGCACCGTCGATGTTTTGTCTCAAATCCCCCAAATCCCTAATATTTCTTCTACTTTATCCAACAACGCTAGAGATGCTAGCACGATGATGAAACGTTTTCCAATTTAA
- a CDS encoding pentapeptide repeat-containing protein → MDIKIKHLRSFTVTGFSILIVTIIATLSLFVMPAWSADYNKQVLTDADFTNQDLTNASFDHTNLRDSDFSFSKATGVRFFGANLANANLEGTDLRYASLESTRLTRANLTNANLEGAYLTNALFKGATITGADFTDALLSPTTERELCEIASGTNSTTGRNTKDTLYCP, encoded by the coding sequence ATGGATATCAAGATTAAACATTTACGATCATTTACAGTCACTGGTTTTTCGATTCTGATTGTGACTATTATCGCTACGTTATCTTTATTCGTAATGCCCGCTTGGAGTGCAGATTACAATAAACAGGTATTAACCGATGCCGATTTCACCAATCAAGATTTAACCAATGCCAGCTTCGATCATACTAATTTAAGAGATAGTGACTTTAGTTTCTCCAAGGCAACAGGAGTGCGTTTTTTTGGAGCTAATTTAGCTAACGCTAATTTGGAAGGTACGGATTTACGTTATGCCAGTTTAGAATCGACTCGTTTAACTCGCGCTAATTTAACCAACGCCAATTTAGAAGGGGCATATTTAACTAATGCCTTGTTTAAAGGAGCAACTATTACAGGGGCAGATTTTACCGACGCTTTACTTAGTCCCACTACCGAAAGAGAACTGTGTGAAATAGCAAGCGGTACTAATTCAACTACAGGCAGAAACACTAAAGATACCTTGTACTGTCCTTGA